In Anaerobacillus isosaccharinicus, one genomic interval encodes:
- a CDS encoding cobyric acid synthase: protein MKMKGIMLQGTSSDVGKSVLCTALCRLFKEQGLKVAPFKSQNMSNNSYVTNKGEEIGRAQGIQAEAANVEASVYMNPILLKPSNDCTSEVIYFGKPWRTLSGKDYRQQFYELGLEAIKQSKEKLSEQFDYLVVEGAGSPVEINLNDREIVNMKVAEILDIPVILVADIDRGGVFASVVGTLQLLSEEERKRVKGIIINKFRGDLSLFDSGVEWIESYTGKPVLGVVPYMRDLAIESEDSLAIPHYVTKEKRGLDIAVIKLPFVSNFTDLEPFRFEKDVSLRFVERGEDLGVPDAVIIPGTKSTINDLKYLRENKVAEAIIRYVNDGGRIIGICGGYQILGKEIIDKAGTDTSVVGFQVDGLGLLPISTQFEEKKLVKHSKGKITIADTEIDVDGYEIHLGQTKMLSYNNSSYSAFIKTNDFVEEGVYHSNGKVIGTYFHHLFHNDRWRNYWLNQIRADKKLEKIELENALIYERKKHLAYEQLGEFVERYLDIPKMIEIVQQWGEKTKC from the coding sequence ATGAAAATGAAAGGAATTATGCTTCAAGGTACAAGCTCTGATGTTGGAAAGAGTGTTCTTTGTACAGCTCTATGTCGACTTTTTAAAGAGCAAGGGCTTAAAGTTGCTCCTTTTAAATCTCAAAATATGTCGAATAACTCCTACGTAACAAACAAAGGAGAGGAAATTGGTAGAGCACAAGGAATTCAGGCTGAAGCTGCAAATGTTGAAGCGTCGGTGTATATGAATCCAATTTTATTAAAGCCAAGTAATGATTGTACTTCTGAGGTTATTTACTTTGGAAAACCATGGCGTACTCTTTCGGGTAAAGATTATCGGCAGCAATTTTATGAATTAGGGTTGGAAGCAATAAAACAATCAAAAGAAAAATTATCCGAACAGTTTGACTACTTAGTTGTCGAAGGCGCTGGAAGTCCTGTTGAAATTAATTTAAATGATCGTGAAATTGTGAATATGAAAGTTGCTGAAATACTAGATATCCCAGTCATTCTCGTTGCCGACATTGATCGAGGTGGAGTGTTTGCAAGCGTTGTTGGAACGCTGCAGCTTTTATCAGAAGAAGAAAGGAAAAGAGTCAAGGGTATTATTATTAACAAATTCAGAGGGGACCTTTCACTGTTTGATAGTGGTGTCGAGTGGATTGAGTCCTATACGGGAAAACCAGTTTTAGGTGTCGTTCCGTATATGCGTGATTTAGCCATTGAATCAGAAGATAGTTTAGCTATTCCTCACTATGTAACGAAAGAAAAACGTGGCCTAGATATAGCAGTGATTAAACTACCTTTTGTATCAAATTTTACCGATTTAGAACCGTTTCGCTTTGAGAAAGATGTCTCCCTACGATTTGTCGAACGTGGTGAAGACTTAGGTGTTCCTGATGCTGTCATCATTCCGGGAACAAAGAGCACCATTAATGACTTGAAATATCTAAGAGAAAACAAAGTCGCTGAGGCTATTATTCGTTATGTAAACGACGGGGGGCGAATAATTGGAATATGTGGCGGCTATCAAATATTAGGCAAAGAAATTATAGATAAAGCTGGAACAGATACAAGTGTTGTAGGTTTTCAAGTAGATGGATTAGGGCTTCTTCCAATTTCTACACAATTTGAAGAAAAAAAACTTGTAAAGCACAGCAAAGGAAAAATTACGATTGCCGATACCGAAATTGATGTTGATGGTTATGAAATCCACCTTGGTCAAACAAAGATGCTTTCATATAATAATTCGTCCTATTCAGCTTTTATCAAAACAAATGATTTTGTAGAAGAAGGTGTCTACCATTCAAACGGGAAGGTAATTGGAACGTATTTTCATCACCTTTTTCATAATGATCGGTGGCGCAACTATTGGTTAAATCAAATTAGAGCAGACAAAAAATTAGAGAAAATAGAACTTGAGAACGCATTAATTTACGAACGAAAAAAACATCTAGCATATGAACAGTTAGGAGAATTTGTTGAGCGGTATTTAGATATCCCTAAAATGATTGAAATCGTTCAACAGTGGGGAGAAAAAACAAAATGTTGA
- a CDS encoding VanW family protein has translation MKKIITIVSSIFLLSGCFWGHNNGEERLQESRNAYLIREHQVKEKNKVELIWTLIDGRTNNVLLHVHLDELGFQQGKGLGQNKVAQLARQLASGIDQPLVNPTITREGEIREGKNRVILSEEKLITRMLSLSYFNKKLVLPIYEEEPQVTIEDLQIIKNTRLSTYTTYFNPSVIGRSENIRLSSQAIDHYVIGPNEIFSFNKVVGQRTKERGYQEAKEIVNQEFVMGIGGGICQTSSTLYNAIDKAGLEIIERYSHSRDIGYVPRDRDATVSWGGPDFKFRNLYDYPLLISTETNLQTGKIEVHVYGAYELDRLVTSTR, from the coding sequence ATGAAAAAAATCATCACAATAGTATCTTCAATTTTTTTATTGAGTGGGTGTTTTTGGGGGCATAACAATGGTGAAGAAAGGTTGCAAGAAAGTAGAAATGCTTATTTAATAAGAGAACATCAAGTAAAAGAAAAGAATAAAGTTGAATTAATTTGGACACTCATTGATGGACGTACCAATAATGTGCTTCTACATGTACATTTGGATGAATTAGGTTTCCAACAAGGTAAAGGGCTAGGTCAAAATAAAGTAGCTCAATTAGCTAGACAATTAGCGTCGGGAATTGATCAACCTCTCGTAAATCCTACGATTACAAGGGAGGGTGAAATAAGAGAGGGGAAGAACAGGGTGATTTTATCTGAGGAAAAACTTATAACACGGATGTTGAGTTTATCTTATTTTAATAAAAAATTAGTGCTACCTATATATGAGGAAGAGCCACAAGTGACGATTGAAGATTTACAAATAATCAAAAATACTCGGTTAAGTACGTATACTACCTATTTCAATCCTAGTGTTATTGGTAGATCAGAAAATATAAGGCTATCTTCACAAGCTATTGATCATTACGTAATTGGACCAAATGAAATTTTTTCATTTAATAAAGTCGTTGGTCAAAGAACGAAAGAACGAGGCTACCAAGAGGCTAAAGAAATCGTTAATCAAGAGTTTGTAATGGGTATTGGTGGTGGCATCTGCCAAACATCATCAACATTATATAATGCTATTGATAAAGCTGGATTAGAAATTATTGAACGCTATAGTCATTCAAGAGATATTGGGTATGTCCCAAGAGATCGAGATGCAACAGTGTCATGGGGAGGACCAGACTTTAAGTTTCGAAATCTTTACGATTATCCGCTTCTGATTAGCACAGAAACCAATCTTCAAACAGGAAAAATTGAGGTTCATGTATATGGAGCTTATGAACTAGACAGATTAGTTACGTCTACACGATAA
- a CDS encoding bifunctional adenosylcobinamide kinase/adenosylcobinamide-phosphate guanylyltransferase produces the protein MLVFITGGVRSGKSAFAERLASSFLTSDRNKLIYVATSKIYDSEMKMRIEKHQEDRGRSGLEWETWEQSTQLEHILPNFREHHVVLVDCLTTLVANELFFEIDMWNDPEYRQKIFKRISSFLTEVKKNNVTILLVSNELLNGGTSYDAATLSYMKLIGLLHQKIVEIANAVYLVEAGIPLRLKGRDENERNYASRYKL, from the coding sequence ATGCTAGTTTTTATTACAGGAGGAGTTAGAAGTGGTAAAAGTGCATTTGCCGAGAGACTGGCGAGCTCGTTCTTAACATCTGATCGAAACAAGCTCATTTATGTCGCTACTAGTAAAATATATGATTCAGAAATGAAAATGAGAATTGAAAAGCACCAAGAGGACCGGGGACGAAGTGGCTTAGAATGGGAAACCTGGGAGCAATCAACCCAACTAGAACACATCCTACCTAATTTTAGAGAACATCACGTTGTATTAGTTGATTGCCTAACAACGCTTGTGGCAAACGAATTGTTTTTTGAAATTGATATGTGGAATGACCCAGAGTACCGGCAGAAAATTTTTAAGCGAATTAGTTCATTTTTAACCGAGGTAAAAAAAAACAACGTGACTATACTTTTAGTCTCAAATGAATTGTTAAATGGGGGAACTTCCTACGACGCAGCAACTTTATCATATATGAAATTAATCGGCTTATTACATCAAAAAATTGTTGAAATCGCAAATGCTGTTTATTTAGTGGAAGCTGGAATCCCTCTTAGGTTGAAAGGGCGTGATGAAAATGAAAGGAATTATGCTTCAAGGTACAAGCTCTGA
- the cobD gene encoding threonine-phosphate decarboxylase CobD: protein MQFPNHGANPGHLTKVLKLQLQEEAIDFSVNTTPFPLQKNIEANWRDYLETITKYPDPTSEQLKILIAKKEGLTANELLVGNGAAQLIFLIAMYFQGKEVAIVEPTFSEYRDACKAFNCEVEGLVINKPWRLDVEDIYHRCKSKQLLFICNPNNPTGIAYSLEKLQNLIERLALLGVTVVIDEAFFDFQEEGNTLINLVQKHSNLIVLRSLTKMYGIAGLRLGFMAANPTLVRKISRLQNPWSVNGLAQQIGYECLKDSCYVREVQEFMKSERGRVFPQLRQLGYEISNSKVNFYLLKERDKNEDCLPLIKFLIESGIIPRHTYNFSSLDGRYIRLAIKSVGENNRLLNALKRWKERC from the coding sequence ATGCAATTTCCTAATCACGGTGCTAATCCTGGACATTTAACGAAGGTATTAAAACTACAACTACAAGAGGAAGCCATTGATTTTAGTGTTAATACTACCCCTTTTCCACTGCAAAAAAACATTGAAGCTAATTGGAGAGATTATCTAGAGACGATCACGAAGTACCCCGACCCTACGTCAGAACAGTTAAAGATTTTAATTGCCAAAAAGGAAGGGCTCACTGCTAATGAACTACTCGTAGGAAACGGTGCTGCGCAATTGATTTTTTTAATTGCAATGTATTTTCAAGGGAAAGAAGTGGCGATCGTTGAACCAACTTTTTCTGAATATCGTGATGCTTGCAAGGCCTTTAATTGTGAGGTAGAGGGACTTGTCATAAACAAGCCTTGGCGGTTAGATGTGGAAGATATCTATCATCGATGTAAGAGCAAACAATTATTATTTATTTGTAACCCAAATAATCCTACAGGAATAGCCTATTCGTTAGAGAAATTACAGAACTTAATTGAAAGATTAGCTTTATTAGGCGTTACCGTAGTAATTGACGAAGCTTTTTTTGATTTTCAAGAAGAAGGAAATACTCTCATAAACTTAGTACAGAAGCACTCAAATTTAATTGTGTTACGCTCATTAACAAAAATGTATGGCATAGCGGGTCTTCGTTTAGGATTTATGGCAGCCAATCCTACTTTAGTTAGGAAAATTAGTCGATTACAAAATCCATGGAGTGTAAACGGTCTTGCTCAACAAATAGGTTACGAATGTTTAAAAGATAGTTGTTATGTAAGGGAAGTTCAAGAATTTATGAAGTCAGAACGCGGACGAGTTTTTCCGCAATTAAGACAACTTGGATATGAAATCTCGAACTCTAAAGTAAACTTCTACTTACTAAAAGAAAGAGATAAGAACGAAGATTGTTTACCCCTTATAAAGTTTTTAATTGAAAGCGGCATTATTCCGCGTCATACATATAATTTTTCATCTTTAGATGGTCGCTATATTCGGCTAGCGATAAAATCTGTTGGGGAAAATAATCGTTTATTAAACGCTTTAAAAAGGTGGAAAGAGCGATGCTAG
- a CDS encoding adenosylcobinamide-GDP ribazoletransferase — MLKTVIEGTIFSFQLLTTIPLKKQVPYEKEQVRISVMSYPIVGGFLGILIFSLLFVMTEWTAVSPIVLTLLIATITIVYSGGLHLDGWMDASDAFFSYKSRSEKIEIMKDSRIGAFAAISVFLLLAWKLVLIYEVITLLSVKQFIIVALIPFFTRMSLGMKLYFGKLARQEGMAFAMQKYIKKKDSLSYLIMLLTLFLGIIIFFQHLLIYVSVLFLSSVSFYYVSAKIDHHVFGGITGDTLGASVEGGELWLWMTLYLLLSFVMG, encoded by the coding sequence ATGTTGAAAACAGTCATTGAAGGCACTATTTTTTCATTTCAATTATTAACGACGATCCCACTCAAAAAACAGGTTCCATATGAAAAGGAACAAGTGCGAATATCTGTGATGAGCTATCCAATTGTTGGCGGGTTTTTAGGCATACTGATTTTCTCTCTATTGTTTGTCATGACAGAATGGACAGCGGTTTCTCCTATAGTTTTAACGTTGCTAATCGCTACTATAACGATTGTTTATTCGGGTGGACTCCATTTAGATGGTTGGATGGACGCAAGTGACGCCTTTTTCTCTTATAAAAGTCGATCAGAAAAGATAGAAATTATGAAAGATTCGAGGATAGGAGCATTTGCGGCTATTTCTGTTTTTTTATTACTAGCTTGGAAGCTTGTATTGATCTATGAAGTCATTACTCTACTTAGTGTAAAACAATTTATAATAGTTGCGTTAATCCCGTTTTTTACAAGAATGAGTTTAGGAATGAAGTTGTATTTTGGTAAGCTTGCGAGACAAGAAGGAATGGCTTTCGCAATGCAAAAATATATTAAGAAAAAAGATAGCTTAAGTTATCTCATCATGCTTTTAACACTTTTTTTAGGGATAATCATCTTTTTTCAGCACTTACTCATTTATGTATCTGTTTTATTCTTAAGTAGTGTCAGTTTCTATTATGTATCAGCAAAAATAGATCACCACGTTTTTGGAGGGATTACCGGAGATACTTTAGGTGCTAGTGTGGAAGGAGGCGAACTTTGGTTATGGATGACGTTGTATCTGTTACTCTCCTTCGTCATGGGGTAA
- a CDS encoding bifunctional adenosylcobinamide kinase/adenosylcobinamide-phosphate guanylyltransferase, producing the protein MHFITGGAFHGKKNWVIKNLQLNDRNCQWLNGYQQSRNVLELNLTNITTNYLVIEGVEQVIIELIKDNKLVLPSFQNWLQNLLVWEEQGSNRNVIIIGTDIGKGVVPIEKQQRLIRDEVGRCFQELTFHSAKVSLIWYGLQQVLKE; encoded by the coding sequence ATGCATTTCATCACTGGTGGAGCCTTTCACGGTAAAAAGAATTGGGTCATAAAAAATTTACAATTAAACGATAGAAACTGCCAATGGTTAAACGGCTATCAGCAAAGTAGAAACGTTCTTGAACTAAATTTAACAAATATAACAACGAATTACCTTGTAATTGAAGGGGTTGAGCAAGTGATTATTGAACTTATTAAAGATAATAAGCTTGTTCTTCCTTCGTTTCAAAACTGGCTCCAAAATTTATTAGTTTGGGAAGAACAAGGGAGTAATCGAAACGTAATTATCATTGGTACGGATATTGGCAAGGGCGTAGTACCAATTGAAAAGCAGCAACGATTGATTCGTGATGAAGTAGGGCGTTGTTTTCAAGAGTTAACATTTCATTCAGCAAAAGTTTCATTGATTTGGTATGGTCTACAGCAAGTGTTAAAAGAATAG
- a CDS encoding histidine phosphatase family protein, whose translation MDDVVSVTLLRHGVTKANQEKRYIGWTDVSLDEDVAQVGLNRNLDVTFDAIYSSDLKRCTQTAKMFAPLQKPKEDYRLREINFGLWEGKTYEDLKSQRHYQKWIDDPFHMVPPEGEAFHQFESRVMECWYEIVTACLEQRYRNLLLISHGGPIRLLLTALSPTKKEWWDWEVKHFSGYRLTWQRHLLKGENGCISSLVEPFTVKRIGS comes from the coding sequence ATGGATGACGTTGTATCTGTTACTCTCCTTCGTCATGGGGTAACAAAAGCAAATCAGGAGAAACGATATATTGGTTGGACAGATGTCAGCCTTGATGAGGATGTTGCTCAAGTAGGCCTTAATCGTAATCTGGACGTTACCTTTGACGCAATCTATTCAAGCGACTTAAAACGCTGCACACAAACCGCAAAGATGTTTGCTCCTTTGCAAAAACCAAAAGAAGATTACCGCTTAAGAGAAATAAATTTTGGCTTATGGGAAGGAAAAACATATGAAGATCTAAAAAGTCAACGACATTACCAAAAATGGATAGACGATCCGTTTCACATGGTGCCCCCAGAGGGAGAGGCGTTTCATCAATTTGAGTCTCGAGTAATGGAATGTTGGTATGAAATCGTCACAGCTTGTCTCGAACAAAGGTATCGCAACCTTCTTCTAATAAGCCATGGCGGGCCAATTCGACTATTACTAACGGCTTTATCACCAACAAAAAAAGAATGGTGGGATTGGGAAGTGAAGCATTTTAGCGGTTATCGCTTAACATGGCAACGCCATCTGTTGAAAGGAGAAAATGGATGCATTTCATCACTGGTGGAGCCTTTCACGGTAAAAAGAATTGGGTCATAA
- a CDS encoding peptidoglycan DD-metalloendopeptidase family protein, translating into MYDYIRRLLIVMAVALSIGILFISANVSFAETNNNYDYIWPTEGIVTDTFGTRKGKHYGIDIAAPRGTTVVAVSDGVVSKSYYSSTYGHVIFIDHSDGFETVYAHLHKRLVEEGDVIYQGEKIGIVGNTGRSSGDHLHFEMHEGNWTTSKKNAIDPMEIIGGKDNFFVLSEEAIEKNRYQVASVSHTMEQEKKLLEDEAFYITVKKGESLWSIAKGYQVSVNQLISWNNLSSDQVKIDQKLKIVPRGKYIVQRGDTLWKIAEQSGTTVSRIKKLNGLKGDVIQIGTLLDVVN; encoded by the coding sequence ATGTACGACTATATAAGACGGTTATTAATTGTAATGGCTGTGGCCCTTTCAATTGGAATTTTATTTATAAGTGCAAATGTTTCGTTTGCTGAAACAAACAATAATTACGACTATATTTGGCCGACTGAGGGTATCGTAACCGATACATTTGGAACGAGAAAAGGAAAGCATTACGGCATCGATATTGCAGCACCACGTGGGACAACGGTAGTTGCTGTTAGTGATGGAGTTGTTTCAAAGTCATATTACTCTAGTACTTATGGTCATGTTATCTTCATCGACCACTCAGATGGTTTTGAAACAGTTTATGCCCACTTACATAAACGACTTGTTGAAGAAGGTGACGTGATTTATCAAGGAGAGAAAATTGGAATAGTGGGGAACACAGGTAGATCTTCTGGAGATCATTTGCACTTTGAAATGCATGAAGGAAATTGGACAACTTCCAAAAAAAATGCAATTGACCCAATGGAAATTATTGGTGGTAAAGATAACTTTTTTGTATTATCAGAAGAAGCGATCGAAAAAAACCGGTATCAAGTAGCATCAGTATCTCACACAATGGAACAGGAAAAAAAACTTTTAGAGGATGAAGCATTCTATATTACTGTAAAAAAAGGTGAGAGTTTATGGAGTATTGCGAAAGGTTACCAAGTAAGTGTTAATCAATTAATAAGCTGGAATAACTTGTCATCTGATCAAGTAAAAATCGATCAAAAATTAAAAATAGTACCAAGGGGAAAATATATCGTTCAACGTGGCGATACACTTTGGAAGATTGCTGAACAGTCTGGAACTACAGTTTCGAGAATTAAAAAATTAAATGGACTTAAGGGCGACGTCATTCAAATTGGTACACTATTAGATGTCGTTAACTGA
- a CDS encoding cob(I)yrinic acid a,c-diamide adenosyltransferase encodes MKLYTRTGDEGKTSVIGGRLDKDHIRVEAYGTTDELNSFVGLAVTKLDQPLFIDILGELEKIQHELFDCGGDLALISTKYPYKATEEMVTFLEERIDAYIVEAPELEKFILPGGSEAAAIVHVCRTVTRRAERLVVQLQKIDETNPIVLKYLNRLSDYFFAIARVINHRYGVKDVEYERSALVFRDKKGKEEEK; translated from the coding sequence ATGAAATTATATACAAGAACAGGTGATGAAGGAAAAACAAGTGTTATTGGGGGGAGATTAGACAAAGATCATATCCGTGTAGAAGCATATGGTACGACTGATGAATTAAACAGTTTTGTCGGACTTGCGGTAACGAAACTTGATCAACCACTTTTTATAGACATACTTGGTGAGTTAGAGAAAATTCAGCATGAGCTCTTTGATTGTGGTGGAGATTTAGCACTAATTTCTACTAAATATCCTTATAAAGCTACAGAAGAAATGGTTACATTTTTAGAAGAGCGTATAGATGCTTATATTGTTGAAGCACCTGAACTAGAAAAATTTATTTTGCCAGGAGGCTCTGAAGCAGCTGCAATAGTTCATGTTTGTCGGACAGTCACCAGAAGAGCTGAACGCTTAGTAGTACAACTCCAAAAAATTGATGAAACAAATCCAATTGTTCTAAAATATTTAAATCGTCTTTCTGATTATTTTTTTGCAATTGCAAGAGTCATTAACCACCGCTATGGTGTCAAAGATGTAGAGTATGAACGAAGTGCATTAGTTTTCCGCGATAAGAAAGGAAAAGAAGAAGAAAAATAG